A single Thermoanaerobacterium sp. RBIITD DNA region contains:
- a CDS encoding PD-(D/E)XK nuclease family protein: MKEIFYTPFYSRSRDILILKCIDALKNGKKAIYLLPSREVMFDVREKFMSYNGGISDINIFGFDDLEKIICSDLIKKFTMISFDEINEILKSIVNKICDKSYYNDVKDKIGFIKSVNGFIKVLKRHLISPEDIKNMLNCFGPILKKKCSILSSIYEEYENYKSKRELIDIDDISIKAQELVNKNNYFENVGVIVIDGFINIDTVNKNLIESIIKSFCDIDIYANIPFKNTYNEDFIRDEILKDLLELGFNINEREFYIVNANKNLKNIATHLYSGETIVNEYTDSIKILNSPSIEHEVREAGRIIKKEIVFNKIDPDKIAIYVKNIDDYKEKFIDIFDEMGIPIKINRGIKLITMPIANDVYSLLSYKINNDHDSFINIIASKFLVPCVMQKDTNYSTCEIIKACETAINIDDKNYEDSLLKIIENSENLNFAYDNLRKYIDIIYNFKNTDYNDTKELMEGFLDLIDNLDIASNIKALYDNGILTGDSFIKNIKALETIKQTLNKELYIKKEYGDPSNDNIKSLLIDIFNLFSDIEISQNIANIDGVRILDPDLAKGQFYDVVFILGVNESIFPVVKAANPLFDMEDEDNLKKQGINMFSRRWEMERDKIRFNICIASATKKLYISYRTCDEDGSYMIKSPFVEDLETLINETNKGKIITPMVYMKDRFIFSNDSASMNEVLSYALDSIWNKRICTQNILYSGEIEKDNDLKEILYCINYSANIEHMRKESQKLNNHMGLLSKEILSHDDDMCFSASHLNTYTLCPFKYFLETALCIDIYDESLVVKRNLGSFCHKALMEYYKDNRDLYDFNEERLREIIDTKVNELNDGSIPEIIFHIMKEELFEDLSGFIMDDISNREYFYKKEGLELIPVIFEKQFKMNDHYGGNMIYGKIDRVDLECDINGEYTGRYVIYDYKTNEIKGVRDCVEGMDFQLPTYKMAVDEILSNEYNIKNPECIGLLYYSIKKLKRNGIVRFDTKKKLFKGNSGPKDLVAKNNLDILIKWIENIGIRDIGKIRNGIFCLPYNCPYEDSPYNCIFKSICRYDKYNFTAMKRSDNSD; the protein is encoded by the coding sequence TTGAAAGAAATTTTTTACACACCATTTTATAGTAGAAGTAGAGATATTCTTATTTTGAAATGCATTGATGCACTCAAAAACGGGAAAAAAGCAATATATTTGCTTCCTTCCCGTGAAGTTATGTTTGATGTAAGAGAAAAATTCATGTCATATAATGGAGGGATTTCCGATATAAATATTTTTGGCTTTGATGACCTAGAAAAAATCATATGCAGTGATTTGATAAAGAAATTTACTATGATTAGTTTCGATGAAATAAATGAGATTTTAAAAAGCATAGTAAATAAAATATGTGATAAATCATACTATAACGATGTGAAAGATAAAATAGGGTTTATAAAATCTGTAAATGGATTTATAAAGGTTTTAAAAAGACATTTAATATCACCAGAAGATATTAAAAATATGTTAAATTGTTTTGGACCTATTCTGAAGAAAAAATGTAGTATTTTATCATCGATATACGAAGAATATGAAAATTATAAAAGCAAAAGAGAACTTATTGATATTGATGATATATCTATAAAAGCTCAAGAATTAGTAAATAAAAACAATTATTTTGAAAATGTCGGGGTAATAGTTATTGATGGATTTATAAATATAGACACGGTTAATAAAAATCTCATTGAAAGTATAATAAAATCCTTTTGTGATATAGATATTTATGCAAATATTCCTTTTAAAAATACTTATAATGAAGATTTCATTAGAGACGAAATACTAAAAGATTTATTGGAATTGGGATTCAACATAAATGAAAGAGAGTTTTACATTGTTAATGCAAATAAAAATTTAAAGAATATTGCTACACATCTTTATTCTGGTGAAACAATTGTAAATGAATATACCGATTCAATAAAAATATTAAATAGTCCTTCCATTGAACACGAGGTTAGAGAAGCAGGGAGAATCATCAAGAAGGAGATAGTTTTTAATAAAATTGATCCTGACAAAATTGCGATATATGTAAAGAATATTGATGATTATAAAGAAAAATTTATAGATATTTTTGATGAAATGGGTATACCGATAAAAATTAACCGTGGTATAAAACTTATTACAATGCCAATTGCAAATGATGTTTACAGTTTGCTTTCATATAAAATCAATAATGACCATGATAGTTTTATTAACATTATAGCGTCTAAATTTTTAGTACCATGTGTTATGCAAAAAGACACAAACTATAGCACGTGTGAAATTATCAAAGCTTGCGAAACAGCTATAAATATTGATGATAAAAATTATGAAGATAGTTTACTAAAGATTATAGAAAACAGTGAAAATTTAAATTTTGCTTATGATAATCTTAGAAAATATATAGATATTATTTATAATTTTAAAAATACGGATTATAACGATACAAAAGAATTAATGGAAGGGTTTTTGGATTTAATTGATAACTTAGACATTGCATCAAATATAAAGGCATTATATGATAATGGTATACTTACAGGCGATAGTTTCATAAAAAATATAAAAGCTTTAGAGACGATAAAACAAACCTTAAATAAAGAATTGTATATAAAAAAGGAATATGGGGATCCATCTAACGATAATATAAAAAGTCTACTAATTGATATTTTTAATTTGTTTTCAGATATAGAGATAAGCCAAAATATAGCGAACATCGATGGCGTAAGAATTTTAGATCCAGACCTTGCAAAAGGGCAATTTTATGATGTTGTATTTATCCTTGGCGTAAACGAAAGTATATTTCCTGTTGTAAAAGCTGCGAATCCTTTATTTGATATGGAGGATGAGGATAACCTTAAAAAACAAGGTATCAATATGTTTAGTCGTAGATGGGAGATGGAAAGAGATAAAATACGTTTTAATATATGTATTGCATCTGCTACAAAAAAGTTGTATATCTCATACCGCACATGTGATGAAGATGGCAGTTATATGATAAAATCACCTTTTGTAGAAGATTTGGAAACATTGATCAACGAAACTAATAAAGGGAAAATTATTACACCTATGGTTTATATGAAAGATAGGTTCATTTTTAGTAATGATTCAGCTAGCATGAATGAAGTATTATCATATGCTTTGGATTCAATATGGAATAAAAGAATTTGCACACAAAATATTCTATACAGCGGTGAAATAGAAAAAGATAATGATTTAAAAGAAATTTTATATTGTATTAATTATTCTGCAAATATTGAACATATGAGAAAAGAAAGTCAAAAATTAAATAATCACATGGGATTATTATCAAAAGAAATATTATCACATGATGATGACATGTGTTTTAGTGCATCACACCTAAATACATATACATTATGCCCATTTAAATATTTCTTAGAGACAGCATTGTGTATAGATATATATGATGAATCTTTAGTTGTCAAAAGAAATTTGGGGTCTTTTTGTCACAAAGCTCTAATGGAGTATTACAAGGATAACAGGGATTTATATGACTTTAACGAAGAAAGATTAAGAGAAATAATTGATACTAAGGTTAATGAACTTAATGACGGTAGTATTCCTGAAATAATATTTCATATCATGAAAGAAGAATTGTTTGAAGATTTGTCAGGATTTATAATGGATGATATAAGCAATAGAGAATATTTTTATAAAAAAGAAGGTTTAGAACTTATTCCGGTGATTTTTGAAAAGCAGTTTAAAATGAATGATCATTATGGTGGAAATATGATATACGGTAAAATTGATAGAGTAGACCTTGAGTGTGATATTAATGGTGAGTATACAGGAAGGTATGTTATTTATGATTATAAAACAAACGAAATAAAAGGTGTTAGAGATTGTGTGGAAGGAATGGACTTTCAATTGCCTACATACAAAATGGCTGTTGATGAGATTTTGAGTAATGAATATAATATAAAAAATCCAGAATGCATTGGACTTTTATATTACAGCATTAAAAAACTAAAAAGAAATGGTATAGTTAGATTCGATACAAAGAAAAAACTTTTTAAGGGGAATAGTGGCCCAAAAGACCTTGTTGCAAAAAACAATTTAGATATATTGATAAAATGGATAGAAAATATAGGAATTAGAGATATTGGTAAAATAAGAAATGGCATCTTTTGTCTTCCATATAATTGCCCTTATGAAGATTCTCCTTATAATTGCATATTTAAATCTATTTGTAGATATGATAAATATAATTTTACAGCAATGAAAAGAAGTGATAATAGTGATTGA
- the cimA gene encoding citramalate synthase, protein MKNIVIYDSTLRDGAQAQGISFTVADKIKIVELLDDFGISYIEAGNPGSNPKDMEFFECIKNKKLKNAKVIAFGSTRRANIPVENDINVNSLLYAGTDAVAIFGKSWDFHVKEILKTTLDENLKMIYETIKFFKENGKEVVFDAEHFFDGYMENPDYALKTLEAAYDAGVDSICLCDTKGGMFPFDTFNITKKVVEKFKCDIGIHTHNDNGMAVANAIIAVEAGVKQIQGTINGYGERCGNANLCTIIPNLQLKKGIRCIPDENMKNITTLARHVSEIANAAPNERAPYVGRSAFAHKAGMHSDAVCKNTKSYELVDPEVVGNERLLLLSEVAGRSAIIGIINEVDPTISRESKETKIILEKLKEMEFKGYKYEGAEGSLKLLIKKVLGKYKPSFKLIEFKVIVNEPSIDGVNSSALIKVEVDGQEEITASEGDGPVNALDNAVRKALERFYPEIKEMKLTDYKVRVLDSESATAARVRVIIESSDGNEVWSTIGVSTDIIDASWIALVDSIEYKLNRCNCIQSNDEVKL, encoded by the coding sequence GTGAAAAACATTGTTATCTATGATTCAACATTAAGAGATGGTGCGCAAGCACAAGGTATATCTTTTACGGTAGCAGATAAAATAAAAATAGTTGAGCTACTGGATGATTTCGGAATAAGCTATATTGAAGCAGGCAATCCTGGTTCAAATCCGAAAGATATGGAGTTTTTTGAATGCATTAAAAACAAAAAGTTAAAGAATGCTAAAGTTATAGCATTTGGAAGTACGAGAAGAGCAAATATTCCAGTAGAAAATGACATTAATGTAAATTCTTTGCTTTATGCAGGCACAGATGCCGTTGCTATTTTCGGTAAGTCTTGGGATTTTCACGTCAAAGAAATATTAAAGACCACCCTTGATGAAAATCTCAAAATGATTTATGAAACTATTAAATTCTTTAAAGAAAATGGAAAAGAAGTTGTATTTGATGCCGAGCATTTTTTTGATGGATACATGGAAAATCCTGATTATGCATTAAAGACCCTTGAAGCTGCATATGATGCAGGGGTTGATAGTATTTGCCTCTGTGATACTAAAGGTGGAATGTTTCCATTTGATACCTTTAATATAACGAAAAAGGTTGTAGAAAAATTCAAATGCGATATTGGGATACACACACATAATGACAATGGTATGGCTGTTGCAAATGCTATAATAGCAGTAGAAGCTGGTGTAAAACAAATTCAAGGTACCATTAATGGATATGGTGAAAGGTGTGGCAATGCGAATTTATGCACAATAATACCAAATCTGCAACTGAAAAAGGGGATTAGATGTATTCCAGATGAAAATATGAAAAATATAACAACACTCGCAAGGCATGTAAGTGAGATTGCCAATGCTGCACCGAATGAAAGGGCACCATATGTTGGTAGAAGTGCATTTGCACATAAAGCAGGTATGCACTCAGATGCGGTTTGTAAAAATACAAAATCTTATGAACTTGTTGATCCAGAGGTTGTGGGCAACGAACGATTGCTTCTACTTTCAGAAGTAGCTGGTAGAAGTGCTATAATAGGAATCATAAATGAAGTTGACCCTACTATAAGTAGAGAATCTAAAGAAACCAAAATTATACTCGAAAAGTTAAAGGAAATGGAATTTAAAGGATATAAATATGAAGGTGCAGAAGGCTCATTAAAGCTCCTCATAAAAAAGGTTCTTGGCAAATATAAGCCATCATTTAAATTGATAGAGTTTAAAGTTATAGTCAATGAACCATCAATTGATGGCGTCAATTCTTCAGCACTTATAAAAGTAGAAGTTGATGGACAAGAGGAAATCACAGCATCTGAAGGCGATGGACCTGTTAATGCACTTGATAATGCTGTAAGAAAAGCCCTTGAAAGATTTTATCCCGAGATAAAAGAGATGAAACTAACCGATTATAAAGTAAGGGTATTAGATTCTGAATCTGCAACAGCCGCAAGAGTTAGAGTAATAATTGAATCATCTGATGGAAATGAAGTATGGAGTACAATAGGTGTTTCAACAGATATTATCGATGCAAGTTGGATAGCACTTGTTGATTCAATAGAGTATAAATTAAATAGATGTAATTGCATTCAAAGTAACGATGAAGTAAAATTATAA
- a CDS encoding alpha-hydroxy-acid oxidizing protein, with translation MNWNEIREKARQNMKGYCRACKRCDGIACAGEVPGMGGTGTGNGFIANIEALDKWKVKLKTLHDVLKPDIDTIFLGHKVNMPIFAAPMTGLKGNAGGYITEREYAMMAAEACKSVGTIYMSGDANDPDMYPAGIDAIKNTKVFGIPFSKPRTVAEIIEKARMAKESGAIAFGIDVDGAGLIMMIRSGQFVGPKSKKEIKKIVNNIELPLILKGIMTPEEAEIAAEAGAKAIVVSNHGGRVLDFTDGTADVLPEIVKAVGDKIEVLVDGGIRSGIDVLKMISLGAKAVLIGRPLLIAAHGGGKEAIEFYLKKVADELYQAMILTGCKNLKNTPEVYRAS, from the coding sequence ATGAATTGGAATGAGATAAGAGAAAAGGCAAGACAAAATATGAAAGGATACTGTAGAGCTTGTAAAAGATGCGATGGTATTGCATGTGCTGGTGAAGTTCCAGGAATGGGAGGTACCGGTACAGGAAATGGTTTTATTGCAAATATTGAAGCACTTGATAAATGGAAAGTAAAACTTAAGACTTTGCATGATGTTCTAAAACCTGATATAGATACAATATTTTTAGGTCACAAAGTAAATATGCCTATATTTGCTGCACCTATGACAGGTCTTAAAGGAAATGCAGGTGGTTATATTACGGAGAGAGAGTATGCGATGATGGCGGCAGAAGCCTGCAAAAGCGTAGGTACAATATATATGTCAGGTGATGCTAATGATCCTGATATGTATCCTGCAGGTATAGATGCTATAAAAAATACGAAAGTTTTTGGAATACCATTTAGCAAACCCAGGACTGTTGCTGAAATTATAGAAAAAGCGAGGATGGCAAAAGAATCCGGTGCTATAGCATTTGGTATTGATGTAGACGGTGCGGGTCTTATAATGATGATAAGAAGTGGACAATTTGTAGGTCCAAAATCTAAAAAGGAAATAAAAAAAATAGTTAATAATATTGAGTTACCACTTATATTAAAAGGTATAATGACACCGGAAGAAGCGGAAATTGCGGCAGAAGCGGGTGCAAAGGCTATAGTGGTATCAAATCACGGTGGTCGTGTTTTAGACTTTACAGATGGAACAGCAGATGTTCTCCCTGAAATAGTAAAAGCAGTAGGTGACAAAATAGAGGTATTAGTCGATGGTGGGATAAGATCAGGGATCGATGTCTTAAAGATGATTTCCTTAGGTGCAAAAGCAGTATTGATTGGAAGACCCTTGTTGATTGCTGCGCACGGTGGTGGAAAAGAAGCAATAGAATTTTACCTTAAAAAAGTTGCCGATGAATTATATCAAGCTATGATTTTAACGGGGTGCAAAAACTTAAAAAATACTCCTGAGGTTTATAGAGCCAGCTAA
- a CDS encoding sodium-translocating pyrophosphatase — protein sequence MNLILLAPLGSIIALLYAAYLAYSVLKRDEGTEQMRKVAAAIREGANAYLKRQYTGVALFFIVMFIILLTLSFLNYLNPFVPFAFLTGGFFSGLSGFFGMKIATYANARTTNAAKSSLNSGLRVAFSSGAVMGFVVVGLGLFDLSAWFFILKWFFRNLDQAAQIQNITSSMLTFGMGASSMALFARVGGGIYTKAADVGADLVGKVEAGIPEDDPRNPAVIADNVGDNVGDVAGMGADLYESYVGSIVSTSALAVAAGLGLSGVTIPMTMAAVGILSSIIGTFFVRSGEKVDQKVLLSALRNGTYLSAILIAIISYFLVENVLGSKHIGVYFAILSGLIAGILIGFFTEYFTSDTYKPTKELSETALTGPATVIIGGLSLGMFSTVVPVIIVGIAIAASYYLAGGASSFNLGLYGVGISAVGMLSTLGITLATDAYGPVADNAGGIAEMTELDPEVRKRTDALDSLGNTTAATGKGFAIGSAALTALALIAAYRDEVELIAKKEGLNFSFNLTLVNPPVLIGLFIGGMLPFLFSSMTMKAVGRAAQKIVFEVRRQFREIKGLMEGTAKPDYAACVDICTRAAQKEMVAPALIAIVAPILVGIFLGVNGVAGMLAGATVTGFTLAVMMANSGGAWDNAKKYIEAGNYGGKGSESHKAAVVGDTVGDPFKDTSGPSLNILIKLLSMVSIVFATLILHISLM from the coding sequence ATGAATCTAATACTATTAGCTCCATTAGGTTCAATAATTGCACTATTGTATGCTGCTTACCTTGCTTATTCTGTTCTCAAAAGAGACGAAGGTACGGAACAAATGAGAAAAGTTGCCGCGGCTATACGAGAAGGTGCTAATGCTTACCTAAAGAGGCAATATACGGGTGTCGCACTATTTTTTATTGTTATGTTTATAATTCTCTTAACACTTTCTTTCTTGAATTATTTAAATCCTTTCGTTCCATTTGCATTTTTAACTGGTGGTTTCTTCTCAGGTTTATCCGGATTTTTTGGAATGAAAATTGCTACATATGCTAATGCAAGAACTACAAATGCAGCAAAAAGCAGTTTGAACAGTGGCTTAAGGGTTGCGTTTTCTAGCGGTGCTGTAATGGGTTTCGTAGTAGTTGGTTTAGGACTTTTTGATTTAAGTGCATGGTTTTTTATTTTGAAATGGTTTTTTAGGAATTTAGACCAAGCTGCACAAATACAAAATATTACAAGCTCAATGCTGACATTTGGAATGGGCGCAAGTTCTATGGCGCTATTTGCCCGTGTTGGTGGCGGAATTTACACAAAGGCTGCCGACGTAGGTGCAGATTTAGTAGGTAAGGTTGAAGCAGGCATTCCTGAAGATGACCCGAGAAATCCTGCAGTTATAGCAGATAATGTCGGTGATAACGTTGGTGATGTTGCTGGAATGGGTGCAGACTTATATGAATCATATGTAGGGTCAATAGTATCTACAAGTGCTTTGGCTGTTGCCGCGGGATTAGGCTTAAGTGGTGTTACTATACCAATGACAATGGCGGCGGTAGGTATTTTATCTTCGATTATAGGTACCTTTTTTGTTCGCTCGGGTGAGAAAGTTGATCAAAAAGTTCTTCTTTCTGCATTGCGAAATGGAACGTATCTAAGTGCAATATTAATTGCAATTATCTCATATTTCTTGGTTGAGAACGTATTGGGAAGCAAACACATTGGAGTTTACTTTGCTATATTAAGCGGACTGATAGCAGGTATATTAATAGGATTTTTTACAGAGTATTTTACATCAGATACATATAAACCGACAAAAGAACTATCTGAAACAGCTCTTACTGGCCCTGCTACAGTTATAATAGGTGGTTTATCATTGGGAATGTTTTCGACAGTGGTTCCTGTTATAATAGTTGGAATAGCAATAGCTGCGAGTTATTACCTTGCTGGTGGTGCATCAAGTTTTAATTTGGGTTTATACGGTGTTGGTATTTCTGCAGTTGGAATGCTTAGTACATTAGGAATCACGTTAGCTACTGATGCATATGGCCCTGTCGCAGATAATGCTGGTGGTATTGCTGAAATGACTGAATTAGATCCAGAGGTAAGAAAGCGCACAGATGCACTTGATTCTCTCGGAAATACCACAGCTGCAACAGGCAAGGGATTTGCAATCGGATCTGCTGCATTAACAGCACTTGCATTAATTGCTGCGTATAGAGATGAAGTTGAGCTGATTGCCAAAAAGGAAGGATTAAATTTCTCATTTAATCTAACATTAGTTAATCCACCAGTATTAATAGGCTTATTTATTGGAGGTATGCTTCCATTCCTCTTTTCTTCAATGACAATGAAGGCTGTTGGTAGAGCGGCACAGAAGATAGTTTTTGAAGTAAGAAGACAATTTAGAGAAATAAAAGGCCTCATGGAGGGTACCGCAAAACCAGATTATGCAGCATGTGTTGATATTTGCACGAGAGCAGCACAAAAGGAAATGGTAGCACCAGCTCTTATAGCTATAGTAGCTCCTATTTTGGTTGGTATATTTTTAGGAGTGAATGGTGTAGCTGGCATGCTTGCAGGTGCAACCGTAACAGGATTTACCCTTGCTGTAATGATGGCAAATTCAGGTGGCGCATGGGATAACGCCAAGAAATATATTGAAGCTGGTAATTACGGCGGTAAAGGCTCTGAAAGCCACAAAGCAGCGGTTGTCGGTGATACGGTTGGCGATCCATTTAAAGATACATCTGGCCCATCATTAAATATCCTTATTAAGCTTCTCTCTATGGTATCAATAGTATTTGCAACATTAATATTGCACATTTCTCTTATGTAA